The Larus michahellis unplaced genomic scaffold, bLarMic1.1 SCAFFOLD_491, whole genome shotgun sequence genome includes a region encoding these proteins:
- the LOC141736900 gene encoding proline-rich protein 19-like codes for MSRRRGRGDVGEAGDPHPRGGPHPPVPVPIPVPGRVKRRKTKRERDSAKFGRKIPGGFRWGAGPPPRRLLPPWGGRPAASPLPLPKTVVITQNRLCQHRGMFNREVKSVDVERLLSPRDAAPHDDTPEGDPEPGPPDPPPSQGVPAELAGRLRALLGGTRMFSGRDLVGERRGAILAALLRRHRSLPDLGLLLAHRRWGADAAPPGPWSPQTPERAPRGSAEGGDFGGQKQSWDPTPPSGSTPAPLRAFVSRTPSPIFGGDGKKRETPFSWSSGEEEEEEEEEDGGCPDSPAPLFQPHTPSWGDPRWHGGALPGSPPLRARGGPPFAPRPTPAPFGEGRSWSHRPPIAPPAFGPLPLRLGQPPAPRHPDPRRGGNPHPPRTPDRWSPEPSCHGPGSITGRPR; via the exons ATGAGCCGACGCAGAGGCAGAGGGGACGTGGGGGAGGCGGGGGACCCCCACCCGCGGGGGGGCCCtcacccccccgtccccgtccccatccccgtcccggGCCGCGTCAAACGCCGAAAAACCAAACGGGAACGAGACAGCGCCAAATTCGGCAGGAAAATCCCCGGCGGGTTTCGGTGGGGGGCCGGACCCCCACCCCGCAGGCTGCTGCCCCCCTGGGGGGGtcgccccgccgccagccccctcccgctccccaaaaCCGTCGTTATCACCCAAAACCGCCTCTGCCAGCACCGCGGCATGTTCAACCGGGAGGTGAAGTCGGTGGACGTCGAGCGGCTGCTGAGCCCCCGGGACGCGGCTCCCCACGACGACACCCCCGAGGGGGACCCCGAACCcggcccccccgacccccccccgagCCAGGGGGTCCCCGCCGAGCTGGCCGGCCGCCTCCGCGCCCTCCTGGGGGGCACCCGGATGTTTTCGGGGCGCGATCTGGTGGGCGAGCGGCGCGGCGCCATCCTGGCCGCCCTCCTCCGCCGCCATCGCTCCCTGCCCGACCTCGGCCTCCTCCTGGCCCACCGGCGGTGGGGGGCGGACGCGGCCCCCCCAG GTCCCTGGAGCCCCCAGACCCCCGAGCGGGCGCCAAGGGGGAGCGCGGAGGGGGGCGATTTTGGGGGGCAGAAACAGAGCTGGGACCCGACGCCCCCCTCCGGCAGCACCCCCGCCCCCCTGCGAGCCTTCGTCAGTCGG acccccagccccattttcGGAGGCGACGGAAAGAAGAGGGAG acccccttctcctggagctcgggcgaggaggaggaggaggaggaggaggaggacggcggGTGCCCCGACAGCCCGGCTCCGCTCTTCCAGCCCCACACCCCGTCCTGGGGGGATCCCCGCTGGCACGGGGGggccctgcccggctccccccccctccgcgcccgcgggggTCCCCCCTTCGCCCCCCGACCCACCCCGGCGCCTTTCGGTGAGGGCCGCAGCTGGAGCCACCGGCCGCCCATCGCCCCGCCGGCCTTCGGCCCTCTCCCGCTGCGGCTCGGCCAGCCGCCGGCACCCCGCCACCCCGATCCGCGCCGGGGGGGCAACCCgcaccccccccgcacccccgacCGCTGGAGCCCGGAGCCTTCGTGCCAC GGCCCTGGAAGCATCACCGGGCGTCCCCGGTGA